A single window of Bombus pascuorum chromosome 1, iyBomPasc1.1, whole genome shotgun sequence DNA harbors:
- the LOC132908381 gene encoding trithorax group protein osa-like isoform X2, which yields MAKGKLRGSDSNNKLTTSNATFKNGETYTSEFEINEIPPSARTLLTKGYIQDEINSYSGATVSTRGRFMTEQEKLRCPNERPLYLYIQGHTKHNVDSAIKKINDIIKTEHQSSLNRPSRFTNAPPPLMSLHSGVTSVEKICVGIENAPEGFDLRGRIIGAGGANLLYIRGETGANITLRGRGSQFIDPVLGTESPEPLHLYIEHPKPEALQNAKQLAINLIQTMQSELQSYIQQQPPPVQSQQVIEQSQMPQNIIQHPQSSVVTLPATILTATVTGAPGSGITVPPPGVHIPPHSGPLVPPPQTQEIQTFMPPPPVGQVQLIGPPSTVSQVQYQIHPGQPLQIQGIQPGSQSSPQPVAQMYVMSQPPPQSPAQQNFITSSSAPVSGAVSYVYTQPNVQRPSTPPQGIIEAVNVNLQQPPPAAPINITQQPPPPLLHLHFPPPNFPPNQPPPPVPQTYQIQYQQVQAAASQSQTQFVLQPGEHIVPPQLQQNHEQSQAVAQHMLPPQFEGHAPQFHLQVPPPSTQTFLVPNAQSPQHPQQHPLPPGGEVQHQQEGPVDQGPQPQPVPPPQIVPPPAAQMSNSMNVLTSIPPPTQAPSSQNAPWLYQAQQPQQMMQSQGQLQVQMPPANIPLHNVPPPQVQAQIQYHAQHMQYQNGHIPPQVHYTVQPPPQHFEQKPDSPEQKSHGVKRRFSDVETNSEASPYQCGPLPAQRHGTGQSLVSLTITWRHQVLLTFQKYPWLCIREGDRQQQVLHGPSQAAAGLPHGDRNKLLMPPPHPGEKRSLDQKTAGINTGNEQNLIGDSINMHPGGGPPLPPSLPPQAPWQTHHVRVPWGRPPPMPRDGEHQGVCPTLPPTNMPPPQIRPRGHIEGNRSPIQNAILEHPLNVEYNQMPPYTTKPPPYNSHPLMQSICNPPPPPPLHHQQRPQHPQNVQHYQVPISQTYQPPTSCPPWMN from the exons ATGGCTAAAGGAAAACTAAGGGGTTCAGATTCAAACAACAAG TTAACAACATCAAATGCAACCTTTAAAAATGGGGAAACATATACATCAGAgtttgaaattaatgaaataccACCTAGTGCCCGCACACTGCTTACGAAGGGTTACATAcaagatgaaattaattcttactcag GTGCTACTGTTTCAACACGTGGACGTTTTATGACAGAACAAGAGAAGTTACGTTGCCCTAATGAGCGACCTTTGTATCTTTATATTCAAGGACATACAAAACATAATGTAGATT ctgctataaaaaaaattaacgatattattaaaacagaACATCAAAGTTCTTTAAATAGGCCAAGTAGATTTACTAATGCGCCACCACCTCTTATGAGTTTACATTCCGGAGTTACATCTGTG gaaaaaATCTGTGTTGGGATAGAAAATGCTCCAGAAGGATTTGATTTAAGAGGCAGAATTATAGGTGCAGGTGGAGCAAATCTATTATACATTAGGGGTGAAACAGGTGCAAATATAACTTTAAGGGGTAGAGGGTCGCAATTCATTGATCCTGTTTTAGGCACTGAATCTCCAGAACCACTGCATTTGTATATAGA GCATCCAAAGCCAGAAGCATTACAAAATGCAAAACAGttagcaattaatttaatccaGACAATGCAATCGGAATTACAATCATATATACAGCAGCAACCACCACCAGTACAGTCACAGCAAGTTATAGAACAGTCGCAAATGCCACAAA ATATTATACAACACCCACAAAGTAGTGTAGTAACATTGCCAGCAACCATTCTGACTGCTACAGTGACTGGTGCACCAGGCTCTGGTATAACAGTTCCTCCACCTGGAGTACACATTCCACCTCATTCTGGACCATTGGTACCACCACCACAAACACAG GAAATACAAACATTTATGCCACCTCCACCAGTTGGACAAGTGCAATTAATTGGTCCTCCATCAACAGTCAGTCAAGTGCAATATCAAATTCATCCTGGGCAACCACTACAAATTCAAGGGATTCAACCTGGATCACAATCATCACCGCAACCTGTAGCCCAAATGTATGTTATGAGTCAACCACCACCACAGAGTCCAGCTCAACAAAACTTCATTACAAGTAGTAGTGCGCCAGTTAGTGGTGCGGTTTCTTATGTTTATACACAACCAAATGTACAAAGGCCTTCTACACCGCCACAAGGGATAATCGAAGCCGTTAACGTGAATTTACAACAGCCACCTCCAGCAGCTCCAATTAACATAACTCAACAACCACCTCCACCGTTATTACATCTCCATTTTCCTCCGCCAAACTTCCCGCCAAATCAGCCACCACCTCCAGTACCACAAACTTACCAAATACAATATCAGCAGGTGCAAGCAGCTGCATCACAATCTCAAACACAGTTTGTGTTACAACCTGGGGAGCATATTGTTCCACCACAGTTGCAGCAAAATCATGAACAATCTCAGGCTGTGGCTCAGCATATGTTACCACCACAGTTTGAAGGTCATGCTCCCCAATTTCATTTACAAGTACCTCCTCCGTCTACGCAAACATTTTTGGTCCCTAATGCTCAATCGCCCCAACATCCTCAACAACATCCTCTTCCTCCTGGAGGTGAGGTTCAACATCAACAAGAAGGACCAGTGGATCAAGGGCCACAGCCACAACCGGTACCACCTCCACAAATTGTACCACCGCCCGCTGCTCAAATGTCGAACTCTATGAACGTTCTTACTAGTATTCCACCGCCGACGCAAGCACCTTCTTCACAAAATGCTCCATGGCTATATCAAGCACAACAACCGCAACAAATGATGCAATCACAGGGTCAACTACAG gTTCAGATGCCACCCGCAAATATACCTCTACATAATGTACCTCCACCGCAAGTTCAAGCACAGATACAGTATCATGCACAGCATATGCAATATCAGAATGGTCATATACCCCCTCAAGTACATTATACAGTTCAACCACCACCTCAACACTTTGAGCAAAAGCCAGATTCCCCAGAACAAAAGTCTCATGGTGTAAAAAGAAGATTTTCAGACGTTGAAACAAATTCG gAAGCATCACCTTATCAGTGTGGTCCTCTACCTGCTCAGCGTCATGGAACAGG ACAAAGTTTGGTATCATTAACTATAACCTGGAGACACCAGGTGCTTTTAACATTTCAGAAATATCCATGGCTGTGCATCAG AGAAGGTGATCGACAGCAACAAGTCTTACATGGTCCATCACAAGCAGCTGCAGGCCTTCCTCATGGAGATCGAAACAAGCTGCTAATGCCACCTCCACATCCAG GTGAGAAACGCAGCTTGGATCAAAAAACTGCAGGCATAAATACAG GAAATGAGCAAAATCTGATCGGAGATTCGATAAACATGCATCCTGGAGGTGGACCACCTCTGCCTCCTTCACTTCCACCACAGGCACCATGGCAAACACATCATGTTAGAGTTCCATGGGGCAGACCACCACCAATGCCAAGGGATGGAGAGCATCAAGGAGTGTGTCCTACATTACCTCCAACAAATATGCCACCACCACAAATTAGACCCAGAG GACACATTGAAGGTAATCGTTCGCCTATACAAAATGCGATATTGGAGCATCCGTTGAATGTTGAGTATAATCAAATGCCACCGTATACGACAAAACCTCCTCCTTACAATTCACACCCATTGATGCAATCCATTTGCAATCCACCGCCACCACCACCGCTACATCATCAGCAGCGACCGCAGCATCCTCAAAATGTGCAGCATTATCAGGTGCCAATTTCACAGACATATCAACCACCGACTTCCTGTCCACCGTGGATGAATTGA
- the LOC132908381 gene encoding uncharacterized protein LOC132908381 isoform X1: MAKGKLRGSDSNNKLTTSNATFKNGETYTSEFEINEIPPSARTLLTKGYIQDEINSYSGATVSTRGRFMTEQEKLRCPNERPLYLYIQGHTKHNVDSAIKKINDIIKTEHQSSLNRPSRFTNAPPPLMSLHSGVTSVEKICVGIENAPEGFDLRGRIIGAGGANLLYIRGETGANITLRGRGSQFIDPVLGTESPEPLHLYIEHPKPEALQNAKQLAINLIQTMQSELQSYIQQQPPPVQSQQVIEQSQMPQTQFQTMNIGTLGQPNVVTIQHQDIIQHPQSSVVTLPATILTATVTGAPGSGITVPPPGVHIPPHSGPLVPPPQTQEIQTFMPPPPVGQVQLIGPPSTVSQVQYQIHPGQPLQIQGIQPGSQSSPQPVAQMYVMSQPPPQSPAQQNFITSSSAPVSGAVSYVYTQPNVQRPSTPPQGIIEAVNVNLQQPPPAAPINITQQPPPPLLHLHFPPPNFPPNQPPPPVPQTYQIQYQQVQAAASQSQTQFVLQPGEHIVPPQLQQNHEQSQAVAQHMLPPQFEGHAPQFHLQVPPPSTQTFLVPNAQSPQHPQQHPLPPGGEVQHQQEGPVDQGPQPQPVPPPQIVPPPAAQMSNSMNVLTSIPPPTQAPSSQNAPWLYQAQQPQQMMQSQGQLQVQMPPANIPLHNVPPPQVQAQIQYHAQHMQYQNGHIPPQVHYTVQPPPQHFEQKPDSPEQKSHGVKRRFSDVETNSEASPYQCGPLPAQRHGTGQSLVSLTITWRHQVLLTFQKYPWLCIREGDRQQQVLHGPSQAAAGLPHGDRNKLLMPPPHPGEKRSLDQKTAGINTGNEQNLIGDSINMHPGGGPPLPPSLPPQAPWQTHHVRVPWGRPPPMPRDGEHQGVCPTLPPTNMPPPQIRPRGHIEGNRSPIQNAILEHPLNVEYNQMPPYTTKPPPYNSHPLMQSICNPPPPPPLHHQQRPQHPQNVQHYQVPISQTYQPPTSCPPWMN; the protein is encoded by the exons ATGGCTAAAGGAAAACTAAGGGGTTCAGATTCAAACAACAAG TTAACAACATCAAATGCAACCTTTAAAAATGGGGAAACATATACATCAGAgtttgaaattaatgaaataccACCTAGTGCCCGCACACTGCTTACGAAGGGTTACATAcaagatgaaattaattcttactcag GTGCTACTGTTTCAACACGTGGACGTTTTATGACAGAACAAGAGAAGTTACGTTGCCCTAATGAGCGACCTTTGTATCTTTATATTCAAGGACATACAAAACATAATGTAGATT ctgctataaaaaaaattaacgatattattaaaacagaACATCAAAGTTCTTTAAATAGGCCAAGTAGATTTACTAATGCGCCACCACCTCTTATGAGTTTACATTCCGGAGTTACATCTGTG gaaaaaATCTGTGTTGGGATAGAAAATGCTCCAGAAGGATTTGATTTAAGAGGCAGAATTATAGGTGCAGGTGGAGCAAATCTATTATACATTAGGGGTGAAACAGGTGCAAATATAACTTTAAGGGGTAGAGGGTCGCAATTCATTGATCCTGTTTTAGGCACTGAATCTCCAGAACCACTGCATTTGTATATAGA GCATCCAAAGCCAGAAGCATTACAAAATGCAAAACAGttagcaattaatttaatccaGACAATGCAATCGGAATTACAATCATATATACAGCAGCAACCACCACCAGTACAGTCACAGCAAGTTATAGAACAGTCGCAAATGCCACAAA CACAATTTCAAACCATGAACATTGGTACTTTGGGACAGCCTAATGTTGTTACTATACAACATCAAG ATATTATACAACACCCACAAAGTAGTGTAGTAACATTGCCAGCAACCATTCTGACTGCTACAGTGACTGGTGCACCAGGCTCTGGTATAACAGTTCCTCCACCTGGAGTACACATTCCACCTCATTCTGGACCATTGGTACCACCACCACAAACACAG GAAATACAAACATTTATGCCACCTCCACCAGTTGGACAAGTGCAATTAATTGGTCCTCCATCAACAGTCAGTCAAGTGCAATATCAAATTCATCCTGGGCAACCACTACAAATTCAAGGGATTCAACCTGGATCACAATCATCACCGCAACCTGTAGCCCAAATGTATGTTATGAGTCAACCACCACCACAGAGTCCAGCTCAACAAAACTTCATTACAAGTAGTAGTGCGCCAGTTAGTGGTGCGGTTTCTTATGTTTATACACAACCAAATGTACAAAGGCCTTCTACACCGCCACAAGGGATAATCGAAGCCGTTAACGTGAATTTACAACAGCCACCTCCAGCAGCTCCAATTAACATAACTCAACAACCACCTCCACCGTTATTACATCTCCATTTTCCTCCGCCAAACTTCCCGCCAAATCAGCCACCACCTCCAGTACCACAAACTTACCAAATACAATATCAGCAGGTGCAAGCAGCTGCATCACAATCTCAAACACAGTTTGTGTTACAACCTGGGGAGCATATTGTTCCACCACAGTTGCAGCAAAATCATGAACAATCTCAGGCTGTGGCTCAGCATATGTTACCACCACAGTTTGAAGGTCATGCTCCCCAATTTCATTTACAAGTACCTCCTCCGTCTACGCAAACATTTTTGGTCCCTAATGCTCAATCGCCCCAACATCCTCAACAACATCCTCTTCCTCCTGGAGGTGAGGTTCAACATCAACAAGAAGGACCAGTGGATCAAGGGCCACAGCCACAACCGGTACCACCTCCACAAATTGTACCACCGCCCGCTGCTCAAATGTCGAACTCTATGAACGTTCTTACTAGTATTCCACCGCCGACGCAAGCACCTTCTTCACAAAATGCTCCATGGCTATATCAAGCACAACAACCGCAACAAATGATGCAATCACAGGGTCAACTACAG gTTCAGATGCCACCCGCAAATATACCTCTACATAATGTACCTCCACCGCAAGTTCAAGCACAGATACAGTATCATGCACAGCATATGCAATATCAGAATGGTCATATACCCCCTCAAGTACATTATACAGTTCAACCACCACCTCAACACTTTGAGCAAAAGCCAGATTCCCCAGAACAAAAGTCTCATGGTGTAAAAAGAAGATTTTCAGACGTTGAAACAAATTCG gAAGCATCACCTTATCAGTGTGGTCCTCTACCTGCTCAGCGTCATGGAACAGG ACAAAGTTTGGTATCATTAACTATAACCTGGAGACACCAGGTGCTTTTAACATTTCAGAAATATCCATGGCTGTGCATCAG AGAAGGTGATCGACAGCAACAAGTCTTACATGGTCCATCACAAGCAGCTGCAGGCCTTCCTCATGGAGATCGAAACAAGCTGCTAATGCCACCTCCACATCCAG GTGAGAAACGCAGCTTGGATCAAAAAACTGCAGGCATAAATACAG GAAATGAGCAAAATCTGATCGGAGATTCGATAAACATGCATCCTGGAGGTGGACCACCTCTGCCTCCTTCACTTCCACCACAGGCACCATGGCAAACACATCATGTTAGAGTTCCATGGGGCAGACCACCACCAATGCCAAGGGATGGAGAGCATCAAGGAGTGTGTCCTACATTACCTCCAACAAATATGCCACCACCACAAATTAGACCCAGAG GACACATTGAAGGTAATCGTTCGCCTATACAAAATGCGATATTGGAGCATCCGTTGAATGTTGAGTATAATCAAATGCCACCGTATACGACAAAACCTCCTCCTTACAATTCACACCCATTGATGCAATCCATTTGCAATCCACCGCCACCACCACCGCTACATCATCAGCAGCGACCGCAGCATCCTCAAAATGTGCAGCATTATCAGGTGCCAATTTCACAGACATATCAACCACCGACTTCCTGTCCACCGTGGATGAATTGA
- the LOC132908381 gene encoding uncharacterized protein LOC132908381 isoform X4, whose amino-acid sequence MAKGKLRGSDSNNKLTTSNATFKNGETYTSEFEINEIPPSARTLLTKGYIQDEINSYSGATVSTRGRFMTEQEKLRCPNERPLYLYIQGHTKHNVDSAIKKINDIIKTEHQSSLNRPSRFTNAPPPLMSLHSGVTSVEKICVGIENAPEGFDLRGRIIGAGGANLLYIRGETGANITLRGRGSQFIDPVLGTESPEPLHLYIEHPKPEALQNAKQLAINLIQTMQSELQSYIQQQPPPVQSQQVIEQSQMPQMTGAPGSGITVPPPGVHIPPHSGPLVPPPQTQEIQTFMPPPPVGQVQLIGPPSTVSQVQYQIHPGQPLQIQGIQPGSQSSPQPVAQMYVMSQPPPQSPAQQNFITSSSAPVSGAVSYVYTQPNVQRPSTPPQGIIEAVNVNLQQPPPAAPINITQQPPPPLLHLHFPPPNFPPNQPPPPVPQTYQIQYQQVQAAASQSQTQFVLQPGEHIVPPQLQQNHEQSQAVAQHMLPPQFEGHAPQFHLQVPPPSTQTFLVPNAQSPQHPQQHPLPPGGEVQHQQEGPVDQGPQPQPVPPPQIVPPPAAQMSNSMNVLTSIPPPTQAPSSQNAPWLYQAQQPQQMMQSQGQLQVQMPPANIPLHNVPPPQVQAQIQYHAQHMQYQNGHIPPQVHYTVQPPPQHFEQKPDSPEQKSHGVKRRFSDVETNSEASPYQCGPLPAQRHGTGQSLVSLTITWRHQVLLTFQKYPWLCIREGDRQQQVLHGPSQAAAGLPHGDRNKLLMPPPHPGEKRSLDQKTAGINTGNEQNLIGDSINMHPGGGPPLPPSLPPQAPWQTHHVRVPWGRPPPMPRDGEHQGVCPTLPPTNMPPPQIRPRGHIEGNRSPIQNAILEHPLNVEYNQMPPYTTKPPPYNSHPLMQSICNPPPPPPLHHQQRPQHPQNVQHYQVPISQTYQPPTSCPPWMN is encoded by the exons ATGGCTAAAGGAAAACTAAGGGGTTCAGATTCAAACAACAAG TTAACAACATCAAATGCAACCTTTAAAAATGGGGAAACATATACATCAGAgtttgaaattaatgaaataccACCTAGTGCCCGCACACTGCTTACGAAGGGTTACATAcaagatgaaattaattcttactcag GTGCTACTGTTTCAACACGTGGACGTTTTATGACAGAACAAGAGAAGTTACGTTGCCCTAATGAGCGACCTTTGTATCTTTATATTCAAGGACATACAAAACATAATGTAGATT ctgctataaaaaaaattaacgatattattaaaacagaACATCAAAGTTCTTTAAATAGGCCAAGTAGATTTACTAATGCGCCACCACCTCTTATGAGTTTACATTCCGGAGTTACATCTGTG gaaaaaATCTGTGTTGGGATAGAAAATGCTCCAGAAGGATTTGATTTAAGAGGCAGAATTATAGGTGCAGGTGGAGCAAATCTATTATACATTAGGGGTGAAACAGGTGCAAATATAACTTTAAGGGGTAGAGGGTCGCAATTCATTGATCCTGTTTTAGGCACTGAATCTCCAGAACCACTGCATTTGTATATAGA GCATCCAAAGCCAGAAGCATTACAAAATGCAAAACAGttagcaattaatttaatccaGACAATGCAATCGGAATTACAATCATATATACAGCAGCAACCACCACCAGTACAGTCACAGCAAGTTATAGAACAGTCGCAAATGCCACAAA TGACTGGTGCACCAGGCTCTGGTATAACAGTTCCTCCACCTGGAGTACACATTCCACCTCATTCTGGACCATTGGTACCACCACCACAAACACAG GAAATACAAACATTTATGCCACCTCCACCAGTTGGACAAGTGCAATTAATTGGTCCTCCATCAACAGTCAGTCAAGTGCAATATCAAATTCATCCTGGGCAACCACTACAAATTCAAGGGATTCAACCTGGATCACAATCATCACCGCAACCTGTAGCCCAAATGTATGTTATGAGTCAACCACCACCACAGAGTCCAGCTCAACAAAACTTCATTACAAGTAGTAGTGCGCCAGTTAGTGGTGCGGTTTCTTATGTTTATACACAACCAAATGTACAAAGGCCTTCTACACCGCCACAAGGGATAATCGAAGCCGTTAACGTGAATTTACAACAGCCACCTCCAGCAGCTCCAATTAACATAACTCAACAACCACCTCCACCGTTATTACATCTCCATTTTCCTCCGCCAAACTTCCCGCCAAATCAGCCACCACCTCCAGTACCACAAACTTACCAAATACAATATCAGCAGGTGCAAGCAGCTGCATCACAATCTCAAACACAGTTTGTGTTACAACCTGGGGAGCATATTGTTCCACCACAGTTGCAGCAAAATCATGAACAATCTCAGGCTGTGGCTCAGCATATGTTACCACCACAGTTTGAAGGTCATGCTCCCCAATTTCATTTACAAGTACCTCCTCCGTCTACGCAAACATTTTTGGTCCCTAATGCTCAATCGCCCCAACATCCTCAACAACATCCTCTTCCTCCTGGAGGTGAGGTTCAACATCAACAAGAAGGACCAGTGGATCAAGGGCCACAGCCACAACCGGTACCACCTCCACAAATTGTACCACCGCCCGCTGCTCAAATGTCGAACTCTATGAACGTTCTTACTAGTATTCCACCGCCGACGCAAGCACCTTCTTCACAAAATGCTCCATGGCTATATCAAGCACAACAACCGCAACAAATGATGCAATCACAGGGTCAACTACAG gTTCAGATGCCACCCGCAAATATACCTCTACATAATGTACCTCCACCGCAAGTTCAAGCACAGATACAGTATCATGCACAGCATATGCAATATCAGAATGGTCATATACCCCCTCAAGTACATTATACAGTTCAACCACCACCTCAACACTTTGAGCAAAAGCCAGATTCCCCAGAACAAAAGTCTCATGGTGTAAAAAGAAGATTTTCAGACGTTGAAACAAATTCG gAAGCATCACCTTATCAGTGTGGTCCTCTACCTGCTCAGCGTCATGGAACAGG ACAAAGTTTGGTATCATTAACTATAACCTGGAGACACCAGGTGCTTTTAACATTTCAGAAATATCCATGGCTGTGCATCAG AGAAGGTGATCGACAGCAACAAGTCTTACATGGTCCATCACAAGCAGCTGCAGGCCTTCCTCATGGAGATCGAAACAAGCTGCTAATGCCACCTCCACATCCAG GTGAGAAACGCAGCTTGGATCAAAAAACTGCAGGCATAAATACAG GAAATGAGCAAAATCTGATCGGAGATTCGATAAACATGCATCCTGGAGGTGGACCACCTCTGCCTCCTTCACTTCCACCACAGGCACCATGGCAAACACATCATGTTAGAGTTCCATGGGGCAGACCACCACCAATGCCAAGGGATGGAGAGCATCAAGGAGTGTGTCCTACATTACCTCCAACAAATATGCCACCACCACAAATTAGACCCAGAG GACACATTGAAGGTAATCGTTCGCCTATACAAAATGCGATATTGGAGCATCCGTTGAATGTTGAGTATAATCAAATGCCACCGTATACGACAAAACCTCCTCCTTACAATTCACACCCATTGATGCAATCCATTTGCAATCCACCGCCACCACCACCGCTACATCATCAGCAGCGACCGCAGCATCCTCAAAATGTGCAGCATTATCAGGTGCCAATTTCACAGACATATCAACCACCGACTTCCTGTCCACCGTGGATGAATTGA